The proteins below come from a single Stutzerimonas stutzeri RCH2 genomic window:
- a CDS encoding acyl-CoA thioesterase, producing the protein MRKDGVLQAEVEMLVPFFDVDSMDVVWHGHYVKYFEVARCALLERIGHNYQQMRDAGYAWPIIDVQLRYMRGARFNQRIVVRADLVEWENRLKINYLIRDAETGERMTRGSTVQVAVEIASREMLLASPRVFVDAVERALA; encoded by the coding sequence ATGCGTAAGGACGGCGTACTGCAGGCCGAGGTCGAGATGCTCGTGCCGTTCTTCGACGTCGACTCCATGGACGTGGTCTGGCACGGCCATTACGTCAAGTACTTCGAGGTCGCCCGCTGTGCGCTGCTCGAGCGTATCGGCCACAACTATCAGCAGATGCGCGACGCCGGCTATGCCTGGCCGATCATCGACGTACAGCTGCGCTACATGCGCGGCGCCCGCTTCAACCAGCGCATCGTGGTACGCGCCGACCTGGTGGAGTGGGAGAACCGCCTGAAGATCAACTACCTGATCCGCGATGCCGAAACCGGCGAGCGCATGACCCGCGGCAGCACCGTGCAGGTCGCCGTGGAGATCGCCAGCCGCGAGATGCTGCTGGCCTCACCACGAGTCTTCGTCGACGCGGTGGAGCGCGCACTGGCATGA
- a CDS encoding outer membrane lipoprotein carrier protein LolA, giving the protein MTPSFKKWLAATVLLMVANTAMAQPFDLPQLAEQLSGPAVIRGDFIQEKHLRALPQPLTSHGQFALSRDHGLLWLLQQPIRQDYRITPQGIARRSENGWQAVDPQGGSARQNQLFLAVLSGDTRALQRDFQLELSGAATAWRLQLTPRGALLRQIFADIEIHGGETVTQIELHEAQGDRTLIRLLDSQTDVALTASEQRDLAD; this is encoded by the coding sequence ATGACGCCGTCCTTCAAGAAATGGCTGGCCGCCACCGTCCTGCTGATGGTTGCCAACACCGCCATGGCGCAGCCCTTCGACCTGCCGCAGCTCGCCGAACAGCTGAGCGGGCCGGCCGTGATACGTGGCGACTTCATTCAGGAAAAGCATCTCCGTGCCCTGCCGCAGCCGCTGACCAGTCACGGCCAGTTCGCCCTCTCCCGCGACCACGGCCTGCTCTGGCTGCTGCAACAGCCGATCCGCCAGGACTATCGCATCACGCCTCAGGGGATCGCGCGGCGCAGTGAGAATGGCTGGCAGGCGGTTGACCCGCAGGGCGGTTCGGCCCGGCAGAATCAGCTGTTCCTCGCCGTGCTGAGCGGGGACACCCGGGCCCTGCAGCGCGACTTTCAACTCGAGCTTAGCGGTGCAGCCACGGCCTGGCGGTTGCAACTGACGCCACGCGGCGCGCTGCTCAGGCAGATCTTCGCTGACATCGAGATCCACGGCGGTGAGACGGTGACTCAGATCGAGCTACACGAAGCCCAGGGTGATCGCACGCTGATCCGTCTGCTCGACAGCCAGACCGACGTCGCTCTCACGGCCAGCGAGCAGCGCGATCTTGCCGACTGA
- a CDS encoding MMPL family transporter, producing MPTEPLQPQRWPAALFCLALLGLLALSAWQWRDGPPLTANLLQLLPSDSHDVLEQLATERMQEPLKRDLMLLIRHDDEREAQRLTESLAAELRGSGLFAQVRERVQPDLPAVARQLREQSLGLLDDTERQQLIEHPARFVQQRIKRLYDPFAASPLPLEQDWFGIAGLALQRLPQLGNLRTGGDGHLIAEHAGQRWAVVHARAQGDAFDERLPQQVAALVETARSAVETAGGELLAAGGVLHAAHGQRSARAEASLIGSLSLGATLLLLLWLFRTPRILLAALPVLVGALAGAAACVALFGQMHVLTLVLGASLIGVSLDFPLHYLSKSWTLQPWHGRRALGLILPGLALALLTNLIGYLALAFTPFPALTQVAVFSAAGLLGAFLCTTCLLPVLFSGHLTPWPHPLGWAQRWLQLRQALLARIATPWLLAGLGLFCLGGVLQLSFKDDLRQWVSRAPLLQQQAERIGTITGFQPTSQYFLVRAADADALLERQAELSRRLDALQTEQRLGGYLALSQLVAPTAEQARLRPALAQLLAASQPLTALGVDVHALRTEIERLQAQPPVTLEAALTGPLGEPWRALWLGKTDDGVAGLISLQGLRDGAALEQIAEGVPGTTLVDQPARLNQLFAATKLQAGELKLLASLLIFALLCIPFGPGGALRCLAVPLLAALASLASLGWLGQSLTLFGLFGLLLVTAIGVDYAILMREQVGGAAVSLVGTLLAATTTWLSFGLLAVSSTPAVSNFGLTVSLGLAFSFFLAPWAIHQQDTPAQAGRPYGAA from the coding sequence TTGCCGACTGAGCCGCTGCAGCCCCAGCGCTGGCCGGCCGCGCTGTTCTGCCTGGCGCTGCTCGGCCTGCTGGCGCTGAGCGCCTGGCAATGGCGCGATGGTCCGCCGCTGACCGCCAACCTGCTGCAGCTGCTGCCCAGCGACAGCCACGACGTGCTGGAACAGCTGGCGACCGAGCGCATGCAGGAGCCGCTCAAGCGCGACCTGATGCTGCTGATCCGGCATGACGACGAGCGTGAAGCCCAGCGCCTGACTGAAAGCCTGGCAGCCGAACTGCGTGGCAGCGGCCTGTTCGCCCAGGTGCGCGAGCGGGTACAGCCCGATCTGCCGGCGGTCGCCCGCCAGCTGCGCGAGCAGTCCCTCGGATTACTCGACGATACCGAGCGCCAGCAGCTCATCGAACATCCCGCGCGGTTCGTCCAGCAGCGCATCAAGCGCCTCTACGACCCGTTCGCCGCCAGCCCGCTGCCGCTCGAACAGGACTGGTTCGGCATCGCCGGCCTGGCCCTGCAACGGTTGCCGCAGCTGGGCAACCTTCGCACCGGTGGCGATGGCCATCTGATTGCCGAGCACGCCGGCCAACGCTGGGCCGTCGTGCACGCGCGCGCGCAGGGCGATGCGTTCGACGAGCGCCTGCCGCAACAGGTAGCGGCACTCGTCGAGACCGCCCGCAGCGCTGTCGAAACCGCCGGCGGCGAACTGCTCGCTGCCGGCGGTGTGCTGCATGCCGCCCATGGTCAACGCTCGGCCCGCGCCGAGGCGAGCCTGATCGGCAGCCTGTCGCTGGGTGCCACGCTGCTGCTGTTGCTCTGGCTGTTCCGCACGCCGCGCATCCTGCTCGCCGCGTTGCCGGTACTGGTCGGTGCGCTGGCGGGGGCGGCCGCCTGCGTCGCGCTGTTCGGCCAGATGCACGTACTGACGCTGGTGCTCGGCGCCAGCCTGATCGGCGTCAGCCTGGACTTCCCGCTGCACTACCTGTCCAAGAGCTGGACGCTGCAGCCCTGGCACGGCCGGCGCGCACTTGGTCTGATCCTGCCGGGACTGGCGCTGGCCCTGTTAACCAACCTGATCGGCTATCTGGCGCTGGCTTTCACGCCCTTCCCGGCACTGACCCAGGTGGCAGTGTTCTCTGCCGCCGGATTGCTCGGCGCCTTCCTCTGCACAACTTGCCTGCTGCCCGTGCTGTTCAGCGGCCATCTGACTCCTTGGCCGCACCCGCTGGGCTGGGCGCAGCGCTGGCTGCAGCTGAGGCAGGCGTTACTGGCGCGCATCGCCACGCCCTGGCTGCTGGCCGGCCTGGGACTGTTTTGTCTCGGCGGCGTACTGCAGCTGTCGTTCAAGGATGACCTGCGCCAGTGGGTCAGCCGCGCGCCACTACTGCAACAGCAAGCCGAGCGTATCGGCACGATCACCGGCTTCCAGCCCACCAGTCAGTATTTCCTCGTGCGTGCCGCCGATGCCGACGCCCTGCTCGAGCGTCAGGCCGAGCTGAGCCGCCGCCTGGACGCTCTGCAGACTGAGCAGCGGCTGGGTGGCTACCTCGCCCTGAGCCAGCTGGTTGCACCGACTGCCGAACAGGCCCGCCTGCGCCCCGCCCTGGCGCAACTGCTCGCCGCCAGCCAGCCGCTAACGGCGCTTGGCGTCGACGTCCACGCCCTGCGGACCGAAATCGAGCGCCTGCAGGCACAACCACCGGTGACCCTCGAGGCGGCGCTGACTGGCCCGTTGGGCGAACCCTGGCGCGCGCTCTGGCTTGGCAAAACGGACGACGGCGTCGCCGGGCTGATCAGCCTGCAGGGGCTGCGCGACGGTGCTGCCCTGGAGCAGATCGCCGAAGGCGTGCCCGGCACGACACTGGTCGACCAGCCGGCCCGGCTCAACCAGCTGTTTGCCGCGACCAAGCTGCAGGCCGGCGAACTCAAGCTGCTCGCCAGCCTGCTGATCTTTGCCCTGCTCTGCATCCCCTTCGGGCCGGGCGGCGCCCTGCGCTGCCTGGCCGTGCCGCTGCTGGCCGCCCTGGCGAGCCTGGCCAGCCTCGGCTGGCTCGGTCAATCACTGACCCTGTTCGGCCTGTTCGGCCTGTTGCTGGTCACCGCGATCGGCGTGGATTACGCCATTCTGATGCGCGAGCAGGTCGGCGGCGCCGCGGTCAGCCTGGTCGGCACCCTGCTGGCGGCCACCACCACCTGGCTGTCGTTCGGCCTGCTGGCCGTGTCCAGCACGCCGGCAGTGAGCAACTTCGGCCTCACCGTCAGCCTCGGGCTGGCATTCAGTTTCTTCCTGGCCCCCTGGGCCATCCATCAGCAAGACACACCAGCACAGGCAGGGAGGCCGTATGGCGCCGCTTGA
- a CDS encoding NAD(P)/FAD-dependent oxidoreductase — protein sequence MAPLETQHREVVIIGAGPSGAIAGALLKRQGHDVLIIERQRFPRFSIGESLLSHCLDFIEEAGMLEAVRAAGFQTKHGAAFGWGERYTEFDFRDKFTAGHGSTYQVQRADFDKLLADQAELQGVEIRYEEEVTAADFSGAQPWLQIRRADGSEYRVDAAFVLDASGYGRVLPQLLDLEAPSGFPVRRAIFTHIEDRIDDPRFDREKILITTHPELRDVWYWTIPFSNGRCSLGVVASAERYEGRPVNLDACLREFVQEAPNLKRILQNAEWDTPARLIGGYSANVKSLHGPGFALLGNAAEFLDPVFSSGVTIAMRSAHMAAAVLHRQLSGETVDWEREFAAPLKRGVDTFRTYVEGWYDCSFQDVIYYEHAQPEIRRMISSILAGYAWDEKNPYVAEPKRRLRVLAELCSAGADA from the coding sequence ATGGCGCCGCTTGAGACGCAACACCGTGAAGTCGTGATCATCGGAGCCGGCCCGTCCGGCGCAATCGCCGGCGCGCTGCTCAAGCGCCAGGGCCACGACGTGCTGATCATCGAACGCCAGCGCTTTCCGCGCTTCTCCATCGGCGAGAGCCTGCTTTCGCACTGCCTGGACTTCATCGAGGAAGCCGGCATGCTCGAGGCGGTGCGCGCGGCGGGCTTCCAGACCAAGCACGGCGCGGCCTTCGGCTGGGGCGAGCGCTACACGGAATTCGATTTCCGCGACAAGTTCACCGCCGGCCATGGCAGCACCTATCAGGTCCAGCGCGCCGATTTCGACAAGCTGCTGGCCGACCAGGCCGAGCTGCAGGGTGTGGAAATCCGCTACGAGGAAGAAGTCACCGCGGCGGATTTCAGCGGCGCGCAGCCCTGGCTGCAGATTCGTCGGGCCGATGGCAGCGAATACCGCGTCGATGCCGCCTTCGTGCTCGATGCCAGCGGCTATGGCCGGGTACTGCCGCAGCTGCTGGACCTGGAAGCGCCGTCGGGCTTCCCGGTGCGCCGGGCGATCTTCACCCATATCGAGGACCGCATCGACGATCCGCGCTTCGACCGCGAGAAGATCCTCATCACCACCCATCCCGAGCTGCGCGATGTCTGGTACTGGACCATCCCGTTCAGCAACGGCCGCTGCTCGCTGGGCGTGGTCGCCAGTGCCGAGCGCTACGAAGGCCGGCCGGTGAACCTCGATGCCTGCCTGCGCGAATTCGTCCAGGAGGCACCGAACCTCAAACGCATTCTGCAGAACGCCGAATGGGACACCCCGGCGCGCCTGATCGGCGGCTACTCGGCCAACGTCAAGAGTTTGCACGGTCCGGGCTTCGCCCTGCTGGGCAACGCCGCCGAGTTCCTCGACCCGGTGTTCTCCTCCGGCGTGACCATCGCCATGCGCTCGGCGCACATGGCCGCCGCCGTGCTGCATCGCCAGCTGAGCGGTGAAACAGTGGACTGGGAGCGCGAGTTCGCCGCGCCGCTCAAGCGCGGCGTCGATACCTTCCGGACCTACGTGGAGGGTTGGTACGATTGCAGCTTCCAGGACGTGATCTACTACGAACACGCCCAGCCGGAGATCCGCCGGATGATCAGCTCGATCCTCGCCGGCTATGCCTGGGACGAAAAGAACCCCTATGTCGCCGAACCCAAACGCCGTCTGCGCGTACTGGCCGAACTCTGCTCGGCCGGTGCCGACGCGTGA
- a CDS encoding DUF3261 domain-containing protein, which translates to MRRLLLGLCFVLLAGCAARAPLPVTTLALDVPLQLHVQRRGSEPADWLLVIQREGTSLRWSLLDPLGIPLARQQLHNGAWHADGLLRPNPEARELFAALLFALTDRDQLAELYGTAAEQPGAGERRLRQGDGLRWQVHYGSAQSFELDVAPGLTYRVAPLPDSTGSQR; encoded by the coding sequence ATGAGGCGACTGCTGCTCGGCCTGTGCTTCGTGCTGCTGGCGGGCTGCGCGGCGCGCGCACCGCTGCCGGTAACCACGCTAGCGCTGGATGTTCCGCTGCAGCTGCATGTGCAGCGCCGGGGCAGCGAGCCAGCCGACTGGCTGCTGGTGATCCAGCGCGAAGGGACGTCGCTGCGCTGGTCGCTGCTCGACCCGCTGGGCATTCCGCTGGCGCGCCAGCAGTTGCACAACGGCGCCTGGCACGCCGACGGGCTGCTGCGACCCAATCCGGAGGCGCGCGAGCTGTTCGCCGCCCTGCTGTTCGCCCTGACCGACCGCGACCAGCTGGCCGAGCTGTATGGCACCGCGGCCGAACAGCCCGGCGCGGGCGAGCGCCGGCTGCGCCAGGGCGACGGCCTGCGCTGGCAGGTGCACTATGGATCCGCACAGAGCTTCGAACTCGACGTGGCGCCGGGGCTGACCTATCGTGTCGCCCCCTTGCCCGACTCGACCGGAAGCCAACGATGA
- a CDS encoding beta-ketoacyl-[acyl-carrier-protein] synthase family protein, translating to MTAYLDALGVICALGSGKAEVAGRLFAGDTSGMQPHPQPVAGRRLPVGAVRCALPALPGDDPRHATRNNQLLLAAAQEIERDIRTAIARYGQSRIGVVLGTSTTGIQEAAQGIAGLLQNGAFPPGYHYGHQELAAPASFLGEWLQLAGPCYAISTACTSSARALLSAKRLLDAGICDAVLCGGVDSLSDLTLQGFTALEATSESLCNPFSRNRNGINIGEAAALFLMTREPGEGAIALLGGGASSDAYHISAPEPQGRGALAAMRQALATAGCTPEEIDYLNLHGTATAHNDAMESLAVATLFPQGVACSSSKPLTGHTLGAAGALEAAFCWLALSRFNADRQLPPHRWDGQPDPDLPPLRLVTAELRMDRAAPRRLMSNSFAFGGNNISLILGDAP from the coding sequence ATGACCGCCTACCTCGACGCCCTTGGCGTGATCTGCGCGCTCGGCAGCGGCAAGGCCGAGGTAGCCGGACGCCTGTTCGCCGGCGACACCTCCGGCATGCAGCCCCATCCGCAGCCGGTGGCCGGTCGACGCTTGCCGGTGGGCGCGGTCCGCTGCGCACTGCCGGCATTGCCCGGCGACGATCCACGTCATGCGACCCGCAACAACCAGCTGTTGCTGGCTGCCGCGCAGGAAATCGAAAGGGATATCCGTACGGCAATCGCCCGTTACGGCCAGAGTCGTATCGGCGTGGTCCTGGGCACCAGTACCACCGGCATCCAGGAAGCCGCGCAAGGTATCGCCGGCCTGCTGCAAAACGGCGCCTTTCCACCCGGCTATCACTACGGGCACCAGGAACTGGCGGCGCCGGCGAGTTTTCTCGGCGAATGGCTGCAACTGGCCGGCCCCTGCTATGCCATCTCCACCGCCTGCACTTCCAGCGCCCGCGCCCTGCTCAGCGCCAAACGTCTGCTCGACGCCGGCATTTGCGATGCGGTGCTCTGCGGCGGTGTCGACAGCCTGAGCGACCTGACCTTGCAAGGCTTCACCGCGCTGGAGGCCACCAGCGAGTCGCTGTGCAATCCCTTCTCGCGCAACCGCAACGGCATCAACATCGGGGAGGCGGCGGCGCTGTTTCTGATGACCCGCGAGCCCGGTGAGGGCGCCATCGCCCTGCTTGGCGGCGGCGCGAGCTCCGATGCCTACCATATCTCCGCCCCCGAACCACAAGGTCGCGGCGCGCTGGCCGCCATGCGCCAGGCGCTGGCCACTGCCGGCTGCACACCGGAAGAGATCGATTACCTCAACCTGCACGGCACCGCCACCGCGCACAACGACGCCATGGAAAGCCTGGCCGTCGCCACGCTGTTTCCTCAGGGTGTCGCCTGTTCTTCGAGCAAGCCGCTGACCGGCCATACCCTCGGCGCCGCCGGCGCGCTGGAGGCGGCATTCTGCTGGCTGGCGCTGTCGCGCTTCAACGCCGACCGGCAGCTGCCACCGCACCGCTGGGACGGCCAGCCGGACCCGGACCTGCCGCCGCTGCGCCTGGTCACGGCCGAGCTGCGGATGGATAGAGCCGCGCCGCGACGGCTGATGAGCAACTCCTTCGCCTTCGGTGGCAACAATATCAGCCTGATCCTGGGAGACGCGCCGTGA
- a CDS encoding hotdog family protein, translating to MIDWPLAELLPHAGDMILLDAVERFDEDCVDTHLLVRADGLLSAADGSLPAWVGVEIMAQSVAAFAGCHARQAGEPVALGFLLGTRNYQCNVETFPVGARLRVRATRSLQDDNGMGVFECHLDGPGIHAEARLNVFRPPEVASYLQESAP from the coding sequence GTGATCGATTGGCCCCTCGCCGAACTGCTACCCCATGCCGGCGACATGATTCTGCTCGACGCTGTCGAGCGCTTCGATGAAGACTGCGTGGACACTCACCTGCTGGTACGCGCCGACGGCCTGCTCAGCGCGGCCGACGGCAGCCTGCCGGCCTGGGTCGGTGTCGAGATCATGGCGCAGAGCGTCGCCGCCTTCGCCGGCTGCCATGCACGCCAGGCCGGCGAGCCGGTCGCCCTCGGCTTCCTGCTCGGTACGCGCAACTACCAGTGCAATGTCGAAACCTTCCCGGTCGGCGCCCGGCTACGCGTCCGTGCCACCCGGTCGCTGCAGGACGACAACGGCATGGGCGTCTTCGAATGTCATCTCGACGGCCCCGGCATCCATGCCGAAGCGCGTCTGAACGTGTTCCGCCCGCCCGAAGTGGCGAGCTACCTACAAGAGTCTGCCCCATGA
- the fabG gene encoding 3-oxoacyl-ACP reductase FabG, translating into MSETVLVTGSSRGIGRAIALRLARAGHDIVLHCRSRRDQAEAVQAEIQGMGRSARILQFDIADRVACRHELEADVETHGAYYGVVCNAGLTRDGAFPALSDDDWDQVLRTNLDGFYNVLHPLTMPMIRRRQPGRIVCITSVSGLIGNRGQVNYSASKAGVIGAAKALAVELGKRRITVNCVAPGLIDTEMLDAELPIEEMLKMVPAQRMGTPEEVAGAVNFLMSAEAAYITRQVIAVNGGLC; encoded by the coding sequence ATGAGTGAAACCGTCCTCGTCACCGGCTCCAGCCGCGGCATTGGCCGCGCCATCGCGCTGCGCCTGGCCCGTGCCGGCCATGACATCGTGCTGCACTGCCGCTCACGCCGCGACCAGGCCGAAGCGGTCCAGGCCGAAATACAGGGGATGGGTCGCAGCGCACGCATCCTGCAGTTCGACATCGCCGACCGTGTCGCCTGCCGTCACGAGTTGGAAGCCGATGTCGAAACCCATGGCGCCTATTACGGCGTGGTCTGCAACGCTGGTCTGACCCGCGACGGTGCCTTCCCGGCGCTGAGCGACGACGACTGGGACCAGGTGCTGCGCACCAACCTGGACGGCTTCTATAACGTGCTGCACCCCCTGACCATGCCGATGATTCGCCGTCGCCAGCCGGGGCGAATCGTCTGCATCACCTCCGTATCCGGCCTGATCGGCAACCGCGGCCAGGTCAACTACAGCGCGTCCAAGGCCGGCGTCATCGGCGCCGCGAAAGCGCTGGCGGTGGAGCTGGGCAAGCGCAGAATCACCGTCAACTGCGTTGCGCCGGGGTTGATCGATACCGAGATGCTCGACGCCGAACTGCCTATCGAAGAAATGCTGAAGATGGTTCCGGCACAGCGCATGGGCACGCCGGAAGAGGTCGCCGGTGCGGTTAATTTCCTCATGTCCGCCGAGGCGGCGTACATCACCCGGCAGGTCATCGCCGTCAACGGAGGGCTGTGCTGA
- a CDS encoding beta-ketoacyl-ACP synthase, with protein MSGRRVVVTGMAGITSLGSDWASIEANFSANRSGIRRMHEWDRFTELNTRLAGPVDDFAVPTHWTRKQLRSMGRVSRLSVRAAERALADAGLLDDASIRDGRMGVACGSSTGSTEEIKAFGNMLLNSVADGLNANSYIRMMPHTTAANVSIFFGLTGRVIPTSSACTSGSQGIGYAYEAIKFGRLPLMLAGGAEELCATEAMVFDALYATSLKNDAPHTSPRPYDSGRDGLVIGEGAGMLVLEELEHALARGATIHAELVGFGSNADGQHATKPEQLTMRRAMELALEDAGLAPAAIGYVNGHGTATEQGDIAETQATQALFGSGMPISSQKSFLGHTLGACGALESWFSIEMMNRDRYIHTLNLDEVDRRCGDLDYLRDAPRAMQHEYVMNNNFAFGGINTSLIFRRWA; from the coding sequence ATGAGCGGCAGACGTGTAGTCGTCACCGGCATGGCCGGCATTACCTCGCTGGGCAGCGACTGGGCAAGCATCGAGGCCAATTTCAGCGCCAACCGCAGCGGTATTCGCCGTATGCATGAATGGGATCGCTTCACCGAGCTGAACACCCGCCTGGCGGGTCCTGTGGATGATTTCGCCGTGCCGACGCACTGGACGCGCAAACAGCTGCGCAGCATGGGCCGCGTGTCGCGGCTGTCGGTGCGGGCTGCCGAGCGGGCACTGGCCGATGCCGGCCTGCTAGACGATGCTTCGATCCGCGATGGTCGCATGGGTGTCGCCTGCGGTTCCTCCACCGGCAGTACCGAGGAGATCAAGGCCTTCGGCAACATGCTGCTGAATTCAGTGGCCGACGGGCTGAACGCCAACTCCTACATCCGCATGATGCCGCACACCACGGCGGCCAATGTCAGCATCTTCTTCGGCCTCACTGGCCGGGTGATCCCCACCTCCAGCGCCTGTACCAGCGGCAGCCAGGGCATCGGCTACGCCTACGAGGCGATCAAGTTCGGCCGCCTGCCACTGATGCTGGCCGGCGGTGCGGAGGAGCTGTGCGCCACCGAGGCCATGGTCTTCGATGCGCTCTACGCCACCAGCCTGAAGAACGACGCACCGCATACCTCGCCGCGCCCCTACGACAGCGGACGTGATGGCCTGGTGATCGGCGAAGGCGCCGGCATGCTGGTGCTCGAGGAGCTGGAACACGCACTGGCGCGCGGCGCGACGATTCATGCCGAGCTGGTCGGCTTCGGCAGCAATGCCGACGGCCAGCACGCGACCAAGCCCGAGCAGCTGACCATGCGCCGGGCCATGGAGCTGGCCCTGGAAGATGCCGGCCTCGCACCGGCGGCCATCGGCTACGTCAACGGTCATGGCACCGCCACCGAGCAGGGCGACATCGCCGAAACCCAGGCGACCCAGGCATTGTTCGGCAGCGGCATGCCGATCAGCTCGCAGAAATCCTTTCTCGGCCACACCCTGGGCGCGTGCGGTGCCCTGGAATCCTGGTTCAGCATCGAGATGATGAACCGCGACCGCTATATCCACACGCTCAACCTGGACGAGGTCGACCGGCGCTGTGGCGATCTCGACTACCTGCGGGATGCGCCGCGTGCCATGCAGCACGAGTACGTGATGAACAACAATTTCGCCTTTGGCGGGATCAACACCTCGCTGATCTTCCGTCGCTGGGCCTAG
- a CDS encoding LysR family transcriptional regulator — translation MELRHLRYFVAVAEELHFGRAAEQLRISQPPLSQQIQALEQELGVRLFDRTNRRVALTDAGRLFLEETRRTLAQVDKSVDVARRAEQGEIGELKVGFTSSAPFTSILPRAILAFRRTFPAVHLDLQEMTSKQVVDAVQDETLQVGMIRPFALPAGLQTVELFSEPLVALMHAGHRLADAGDEGLTLADLADEPFVFFPRSYGTGLYDQLLSLARRAGFNPRIAQEANEALTIIGLVAAGLGVSVLPASFQRIRIDGVRFRTLLDKDATTAVWLVKRRQEQSPLAQAFMELVTSEASAQR, via the coding sequence ATGGAGCTGCGTCATCTGCGCTACTTCGTGGCGGTCGCCGAGGAGCTTCACTTCGGCCGCGCCGCCGAGCAGCTGCGCATCTCTCAGCCGCCGTTGAGCCAGCAGATCCAGGCGTTGGAACAGGAACTAGGCGTGCGGCTGTTCGATCGGACCAACCGGCGGGTGGCGCTGACCGACGCGGGGCGGCTGTTTCTCGAGGAAACCCGGCGCACGCTCGCGCAGGTCGACAAGTCGGTGGACGTGGCGCGGCGCGCCGAGCAGGGCGAGATTGGCGAGCTCAAGGTGGGGTTCACCTCATCGGCACCGTTCACCTCGATTCTGCCGCGGGCGATCCTGGCCTTCCGCCGCACCTTTCCAGCGGTGCATCTGGATTTGCAGGAGATGACCAGCAAGCAGGTGGTCGATGCCGTGCAGGACGAGACGCTGCAGGTCGGCATGATTCGCCCCTTTGCGTTGCCGGCTGGCCTGCAGACGGTTGAGCTGTTCAGCGAGCCCCTGGTCGCGCTGATGCATGCGGGACACCGGCTGGCGGATGCCGGGGACGAAGGACTGACATTGGCCGATCTGGCCGACGAGCCCTTCGTGTTCTTCCCGCGCAGCTACGGTACGGGCCTGTACGACCAGCTGCTCAGCCTGGCGCGTCGCGCGGGTTTCAATCCACGCATCGCCCAGGAAGCGAACGAGGCGCTGACCATCATCGGCCTGGTCGCCGCCGGGCTCGGGGTTTCGGTGCTGCCGGCGTCGTTCCAGCGCATCCGCATCGACGGTGTGCGCTTTCGCACCCTGCTGGACAAGGATGCGACCACCGCCGTCTGGCTGGTCAAGCGCCGGCAGGAGCAGTCACCGCTGGCACAGGCCTTCATGGAGCTGGTGACGAGCGAGGCGTCGGCGCAGCGCTGA